TTGTTACTAATTAGACGTCTTGTTACTAAttagacttcttgttactagttagacttcttgttactagttagacttcttgttactagttagacttcttgttactagttagacttcttgttactaaTTAGACGACTTGTTACTAgttagacttcttgttactagttagacttcttgttactaattagacttcttgttactaaTTAGACGtcttgttactagttagacgtcttgttactagttagacttcttgttactaaTTAGACGtcttgttactagttagacGTCTTGTTACTAAttagacttcttgttactaaTTAGACGtcttgttactagttagacttcttgttactaattagacttcttgttactaattagacttcttgttactaaTTAGACGACTTGTTACTAGTTAGACGtcttgttactagttagacttcttgttactagttagacttcttgttactaattagacttcttgttactagttagacGTCTTGTTACTAATTAGACGtcttgttactagttagacttcttgttactagttagacttcttgttactaattagacttcttgttactagttagacttcttgttactagttagacttcttgttactagttagacGTCTTGTTACTAATTAGACTTCTTTTACTAgttagacttcttgttactagttagacttcttgttactagttagacttcttgttactaattagacttcttgttactagttagacttcttgttactaattagacttcttgttactaattagacttcttgttactagttagacttcttgttactagttagacttcttgttactaaTTAGACGACTTGTTACTAGTTAGACGtcttgttactagttagacttcttgttactaattagacttcttgttactaattagacttcttgttactagttagacttcttgttactaaTTAGACGtcttgttactagttagacttcttgttactagttagacttcttgttactaattagacttcttgttactaattagacttcttgttactagttagacttcttgttactaattagacttcttgttactagttagacttcttgttactaaTTAGACTTCTACGTTTACTACTCGTAAACGTGTATGTGCCGCTTTTATTCTGAAGACACTGCCCCGGAAGTCTGAACGGCGGTGTTTTACGGTAAGCTGTCGGTGTCGCTCCGCGGACAGATTCGGTGTCAGTCGGTGTTTTAATCAGATCCCcgttatttattcatctttatcGCTCAGTTTGTGTCGTTCCTCGAGTTCTCAACCCTTTTCACTTCCCGCGTCGATTTTTAAATGGCGGCCGTTCCAGCGGATTACGGTGAGTGTTTAGCTCTGCTGCtaagctagctaacgttagcaagGCACACAGAGTTAGCAGGCTAACTGTTAGCATTAGCAGGAATGGCAGTTTTCTCTGCGCGTCTATGTTCaacaaaatgtttcacagtttcattttgaacagtttctcCTCCTGAATGTGATGTAATGTCCGCACCGTAACTCAGGAAAGCTAAACGCTACACTGTAAAGACCTTAGCTAGTATGCTGTTTCACATGCTAACAGCTTTGTTTGTGAGTTGTACAGTTGTACAATTGTTGTCAGTACAATGACAATCCTGTTGTTGATCGGAATGAACCTGACTAATTACTGGATTGATCTGTTTTATCTTTCAGCTTTCATCAGCCTGGAGCCTGAGAACAAAACCATCAGTTCAGTCTGATCACTatgtaaacagacagacaggaaactgGTCCACAACCAGTCACTAACTGGTCAGCAAGTATCAGAGTATCAGAGTGGCTGTGGTGTCGTCCTGGTGCAGGAGCAGGCTGATGGAGAGCGACTGTCGGATCCCCGTGGCATGTTGTCGGCCTCGAGTCCTCGTCCTCCACGCTCTGTTCTGGGGCCTCGTCTCGCTCAGGTCAGTCGGTCAGTGCTCTCAGGTCAGATGTCAGGCGTTCTGTAGATTTGGTAGCCTTCAGACGATCTAGCACGTCTTTAGGTAGTCAAAAGGTTCTTTACTGTTTCTCAGGGCGGTAGAGCAGTTGCCcacgaaccccagggtgagtggttcgattcctggttctTCCTGGCTACTTGCTACATAATTCTCTTCAGGAAGTCACATGTCCCAGAGTTAGACAAGGCTGCAGTGTATATATTTATCACATCTTTTATTCCTTATAGCCACAGAACTATTGGCTATTCTTATATCTGTAAAGTATCATTATTTTAGTTATCAGTCAGCTAGCTCACTGGCTAACAAATGCCAttagccaaacaaacaaacagaagaactcTTCTCAAATGCATCTGgtttaaaattgaattgagtATATATGATTGTCCTTCATCATCCCTCTATAATAAACCTATCCAGAAAGAGATAAATGATCTTGGAAATTAGTTAATTGAAAGTgctaaaacaaaagagaaaataatgttCAGAAGACATTAGAGAAATGTCAAACAGCTGGTTACAAAGAGATTTCCCATTGTTTGGAAGAGCAGTTTCTATAAAGACTATTAGCTCTATCACCTAaaattattaaagaaataaactaattcaacttcagttttatttggaaaaaaacaaacagatcgATGGCGGTGGTGGAATAAAAGCACTTTGAAATCATAGACCATGAAATGGCTCCAGTCTTGTTTTAGGAACAACAACCAGCCACGGTTCTCTCTGTCTTCGATGGTGTCTGATGGCTTTGGTGGCACAAAATGATTGAGATTCATTCAAACTGTCAGTTGAACTTTCTTTACTGGAAAATTATTCACAACGTgccactgtaaaataaaaaaatcttttgtggaggagaaaaaaatacgGCCAGTTCATGAAGTTCATTCTAAATTAGAtttactaaagtaaagtaaatctAATTTAGAATGAACTGTAAAAGATTGTAccagtttaattaaaaaccgtcaccaaaaataaatacacttgaATATTACTTAATATTACTATATTAATATTACTTAATAGTTTAGGTGCAGAAAGTGCAGTAATATGTTTTAAGGGAAAATTTGGCCAATAAGTTAAGGTGAATTTTATATATTAGAAATGTCCCAATGTTCAGTTCCCCCAaaatataaagtacattttaatattgttatatCACAAtcctaaatatttaaatatagatagatttttttctactttttttatGGACAGGCTGCCCTTTGAGGtgccaaataaaaataatagaccCAGACCAAAATCCTGTGTGATGTCTGTCCATGTGTTTCAGAGTATTCGGAGCGGCTCTGCTGAGTGAAGAGAAAACTACAGGTAACAGCAGTTAATTAGCACAGACTTGAATCTTTCTTTAAtgaaagctgtgtttttacCAGTCCgacctctgtttttcttctcctgctgcagtgAGGCCTGTGGTCGCCCCCTGCTGGCTGCTCGAGGACTTCACTGTGATGACAGAGTGTTCGCAGTGTAACGCCTTCCAGTCTGTACGTTGATAAGTGGACAACTGTGTGCCATTGTTGTCACACGTTCCAGGGTCGAGAGACGctgtgtgttattgttaaaaGTGTCAATGGTGTCTGTTGTTTCAGAGGTCGTGGTCAGCCTGTGGACAGACGGGATACGTAGAGAGGGTCAACTGCACCAAGTCCAACAAGGACGAGTACAAAAGGTGAGAAACTGAGTTAATGTGAGATAGTGTCGGTTTCTTTGTCCTCACATCAGTGGCAGGTCAGAACCAACGTTTTTGTCTTAACGagtcttcctcctccaccagctgTCGCTCCACTCTCATGGAGGAACATCTCTTCTGGAAGTTCGAGGCAGCCATGTTGGCTCTTATGGCGGTCTTCGCTATCCTGGTGGTTGTTCGTCAGCGCTGGCTTGACCGCCTGGCCTCGGAGAAAGTCAGACGCCAGATTGAATCCATCTAGGATCCCAGTGACCTGAACCTGGTCTGATTCTGGATTTTAGCCTGCCGCAGTATTTACCGATTCAGTCCGGACAATGACAGACTGGGGTCCTTCATGGATCAGGAGTAATGAAACCTGCAGGAACCTGAACCcttttcccctcttctcttcctgAACTTGAATGTGAATTTGGACAACAGGTTTGGAGACTCTGAGCTGAACTGAGTCTCTTTAAAGCCGAAATTCAACTCTTGATAAAGTTCTTAGACTTCTTGTTTGTCCGCGGTAAAATAAAAACGggaattaaatgttttacaggaTGAAACTTCATCTTAATCATGAAGGAACAAAATCTAATTTGAGAGCAGTGGAAACCAGGATCTGAAGCAGTCTGAACTGGACCTCAGTGATTCAGGTTCTAAATTTAAACTCTCCTCTCTATTTTGTTTTGAATCGGTTCTCCTTTGAAACTGCAGGttcacatttctgtttaaaCGCAGCTGCCggtttggattttattttcagtctgtTAATGAGTTTAGTTTGATTTtctctgacaaaataaaaagcacaaagagagaCCTGGTTCCTGAAAAATCATTCACAGcgtcaagttttttttttttttttacacaaaggAGAACCAGAAGAACAGCAAAATCTGGGTTCTGCTGATCCACACACCCACCGATGTTCTCAGAGCTCCTGCCACCGTTTACATGAACGagagccaaaacattagaaccacctGTTCACATACACGCTTCAGGTGTACCTGATAAAGTGGTCGCTCAGCGGCCGAACCTGCAGCAGGAACCAATGAGGTTGGAGATCAGAGacattattgtaatatttaaaaatcacagcaaCCAAAGACGACTAAAGCTCTTCCTGACCGACCCGGGTCAGGTTCAAGTCTGAGCTGGCGTTTGGACCCGGCTCGACCCATTTTTAGGTCTAGTTTAGGAATCAACGTTACATTTATGACAGCTTTGTGAAGCTGGTTCTATTTATTGATCAAACTAGTAATTTAGGTTAATAATGGATCAATGAGGGAATTTAAAGAACATCGTAAAATCTCTGGACACTTCTAATTATGACGTGTTAGCTTCTTGATTGGTTGCCCCGGCCGTCAAAGGCGGGTCTTCACAAACAAAGATTCTGATTGATCGCATAAAatcatgtgttttattgtttagtaAGAATCAATGAACCTGATCAGTTTCCAGACAGAACCTGTCGACTCCGTCCGACCTGTGCAAGAcaataaaagtttttaaaacCGAGTCCTCACTCCTGATTGGCTGAGGGGGCTTCGAGAGCTGGGTCTTCAGGAGAGTGATGTCATCAGTCAGTCCACACGATAGGCTAGCCTTAAAACGTCTTACATCTGATTGGCCATCAGTTGATTGGCTGGTAGGACGATGCAGAGCACGCCGCTCTCTTCCGGACGCAGACCCAGAGTCCGCCAAGCAGCAGGAGGATCATGGGAGTGCCCAGACCGACGGCCATGATGGCGATGACCAGTGGTGAGAAAGAGTCAACAGGAGGAGAACCGATGCCGACCAGAACCGTCCTGAAGGAAACGCACGAAGAAGAAAAGGTGAAATTAACTCACAGGTTTGTTCTGATCGTCAGAATCAGTGAAATAAAGCTGCTGACCAACCAGCTCAGGTATTTGGTGTTGTTGTAGAACGGATCTCCTGACAGGCCAAAGCTCATGTTCAGTCCAAATGGTTCTGGTTCTGGGTAGAATGCCCGGATCAGACTGGAAGATGCCGCCATCACCTCACCATTCTGAGGCCTCGGGTCAGAATGGCGACACGGCGTGGCGTTCTCCAGAGACGGGTTAGTCTGACGGTACGCCACCGGCTTCCACTGAACAAAACCCAGAACATCAGAGCTGCCATTCGGCGCCGAGACCCACTGAGACACCTGAGGGGTCAAAGGTCGACAggaagatttgtttttaaaaaaagtgtgtCATTAGTAGTACTACAACTTTGGAGAACGTGACCTGTGACACGTGTCAGTAACTCTAGCAACTAATTTCCAAACGTTCTCATCTCTACgcaggttagggttaggtaagAACGCATTTCTCCAGCGTTAAACTGCGTCTGTTTTGAAACGATGATGTTTCCGCTGTGGATACGATTTACATAAACACTACAGGACCTTGAATATAGAAGGAGTGAACTCGTCGTCGATCGACCGCCGAGTGTCCACTCTGCTCAGGGGATAGGCCCCTCCCACTGCCTGCAGCTCCAATAGAAACCTGGAACGATTCGCCCGTGGCAACAATCCATCAAGCCACACCTCCATCTGGGAGGAGTTAGAGGTGTGCAGGAGGTGGGGCGGGGACAGGCCACGCCCCTCAGagtcaaacacagacagc
Above is a genomic segment from Anabas testudineus chromosome 11, fAnaTes1.2, whole genome shotgun sequence containing:
- the jtb gene encoding protein JTB isoform X1, with amino-acid sequence MESDCRIPVACCRPRVLVLHALFWGLVSLRVFGAALLSEEKTTAVRPVVAPCWLLEDFTVMTECSQCNAFQSRSWSACGQTGYVERVNCTKSNKDEYKSCRSTLMEEHLFWKFEAAMLALMAVFAILVVVRQRWLDRLASEKVRRQIESI
- the jtb gene encoding protein JTB isoform X2, which gives rise to MESDCRIPVACCRPRVLVLHALFWGLVSLRVFGAALLSEEKTTVRPVVAPCWLLEDFTVMTECSQCNAFQSRSWSACGQTGYVERVNCTKSNKDEYKSCRSTLMEEHLFWKFEAAMLALMAVFAILVVVRQRWLDRLASEKVRRQIESI
- the glmp gene encoding glycosylated lysosomal membrane protein, with translation MAAAVKKQSGGIFLIFFFSLLSSCQSLFRGATTFERQLSVELNPGSTSVPPGGDLLHIRAVENNDTLHFLFCSQGAPALLLVHTNSSSSTVQVNWPLFSARNTSGSLKVVPESSVLYSTAVVFSRLLEYDDTNNTADPTSDFFPPYELQNFTWSRLNLSGPTALLCGTDATFTNGSLCLKLSVFDSEGRGLSPPHLLHTSNSSQMEVWLDGLLPRANRSRFLLELQAVGGAYPLSRVDTRRSIDDEFTPSIFKVSQWVSAPNGSSDVLGFVQWKPVAYRQTNPSLENATPCRHSDPRPQNGEVMAASSSLIRAFYPEPEPFGLNMSFGLSGDPFYNNTKYLSWTVLVGIGSPPVDSFSPLVIAIMAVGLGTPMILLLLGGLWVCVRKRAACSASSYQPIN